Below is a genomic region from Microbacterium sp. LWO12-1.2.
CTCGCTTACGCCGAGATCCACGACGACGAGAAGGGCACCACCGCAGCCGGAGTCCTCGAACGCGCAATTGCGTTCTATGCCGCCCTCGGCGTCACCGTCGAGCGGGTCATCAGCGACAACGCCTTCGCCTACCGGCACTCGGCCGCGTTCCGCGCGGTCCTCGACGCCCACGGCATCACCCAGAAGTTCATCAAACCGCACTGCCCCTGGACCAATGGGAAAGTCGAAAGACTCAACCGCACCCTCGCCACCGAATGGGCCTACGCCCGCGCCTATACCTCGAACGCCGAACGCACAGCTGCCTTGCCCATCTGGCTCGACTACTACAACCTAGACAGAGCCCACCTCGGCATCGACGGCAAAACCCCCATCGACCGAATCAACAACGGTCGAGGTCAATACAGCTAGCTCGCGGCGTTCCCCGAGTCGCCTGAGGGGATCACCGGGATCGCGGAGAGCAGTGCCTTGGTGTAGTCGTGCTGGGGGTGCAGCAGTACGTCGTGCGTGGTGCCGCGCTCGACGATCGCGCCATCCTTCATCACCACCACTGTGTCACACAGGTTCTGCACCACGCCGATGTCGTGCGACACGAGCACCAGCGTCAGGTCGGTGGTGCGGCGCAGTTCGATGAGCAGCTCGAGGATCTGCGCGCGCACCGTCACGTCGAGTGCTGAGAGCGGTTCATCGCCGACCAGGATGCGCGGGCGGTGCACGATCGCGCGGGCGAGTGCGATCCGCTGGCGCTGCCCGCCGGAGAACTCGTGCGGGTAGCGATCAGCCATCTCGGGTTCGAGCCCCACCTGCGCCAGCACCTCGCGCACGCGCGCACGGCGGTCGCCCGAGATGTCGAGGGCCCACAGCGGCTCGCCGACGATCTGTCCCGCCGACATGCGGGGGTCGAGGGATGCGTAGGGATCCTGGAACACCAGCCCGCTCTCCCGGCGCAGCCAGTGCAGCGACTTCGCGGAGGCCGTGGCATCCACCGTCCGGCCGTCGACGCTCACCGTGCCGGCGGTGGGATGGTCGAGGCCCAGCAGCAGACGGATCAGCGTCGACTTGCCCGACCCGGACTCGCCGATGATGCCGACCGACGAGCCTTCGCTCACATCCAGGTCGGTCGGCGCGAGGGCGGTGTGCGTGCGGGTGCGCTCGAACGTCGACCGCTTGGGCACGAAGAAATCGCGGCTCAGTCCGCGTGCTTCGATCAGGCTCACTGTGCACTTCCGTCCGGACGCCAGAGCGTCGCCGTGGCGTCGCGCAGCAGTCCCTGCGTGACCGGCGATGTGGGAGCCGTGAGCAGGTGCTTCACGGAGGCGGCTTCGACCACTCGTCCGTGCTCCAGTACGACGCCTTCCGTGGCGACCTGGGCGAGAACGGCGAGGTCGTGCGTGATGAACACCAGCGACATCCCCTGTTCCTCCACGAGGGAGAGCAGCAGCGACAGGATCTCAGCCTGGATCGTCACGTCGAGCGCGGTGGTCGGCTCATCGGCGATCAGCAGCTTCGGGCGGCACGCGAGTGCCATCGCGATCGCCACGCGCTGCCGCTGCCCTCCGGAGAGCTGGTGCGGGTAGCGCTCCACGATCGATGCGGGGTCGGGCAGTCGTACGCGCGCGGCTTCGGCGATCGCCCGTTCGCGTGCCTCACGTCGACCGATCCGCTCGTGGATGCGGATGGACTCCGCGATCTGCCGTCCGACGGTGCGGATCGGGTTGAGCGCGGTCCGCGGCTCCTGGAACACGATGCCGATGTCGTCGCCGCGCAGTCGGGCCAGCTCGCGGTCGGGCATGCCGATCAGCTCTGTGCCGTTCCAGCGGATGCTGCCGCTCGCGGTCGCACCGTCGGGGAGGAGGCCGAGCACGGCCAGTGCCGTGAGTGACTTGCCGGACCCGGATTCGCCGATGAGCCCGAGACGTGCGCCATCCGGTACCTCGAAGGAGATGCCGTCGACGACCGGGCGTCCATCGATCTCGATGACCAGGTCCTGCACGGAGAGTGTCATGCGACCACCGCCGGGATGTGGGTCTCGGCCGCACGGTGGCGCAGCGTCGGGTCGGTGGCCTCGCGCAGCCCGTCTCCGAGCAGGTTCAGCGCGAGTACCGTGATCGTGATCGTGAGGCCGGGCCAGATGACCGACAGCGGGTGCACGCCGATGTAGCGCTGCAGGTCGGCGAGGAGGATGCCCCAGCTCGGCTCGACCACTGATGCCCCGAAGCCGAGGTACGACAGCCCGGCCTCGGCCAGCACGGCCACCGCCATCGACCACGACAGCTGAACGATGAACACGGGAGCGACATTGGGGAGCAGATGCCGCACGAGGCTCTGCGCC
It encodes:
- a CDS encoding ABC transporter ATP-binding protein translates to MTLSVQDLVIEIDGRPVVDGISFEVPDGARLGLIGESGSGKSLTALAVLGLLPDGATASGSIRWNGTELIGMPDRELARLRGDDIGIVFQEPRTALNPIRTVGRQIAESIRIHERIGRREARERAIAEAARVRLPDPASIVERYPHQLSGGQRQRVAIAMALACRPKLLIADEPTTALDVTIQAEILSLLLSLVEEQGMSLVFITHDLAVLAQVATEGVVLEHGRVVEAASVKHLLTAPTSPVTQGLLRDATATLWRPDGSAQ
- a CDS encoding ABC transporter ATP-binding protein; translation: MSLIEARGLSRDFFVPKRSTFERTRTHTALAPTDLDVSEGSSVGIIGESGSGKSTLIRLLLGLDHPTAGTVSVDGRTVDATASAKSLHWLRRESGLVFQDPYASLDPRMSAGQIVGEPLWALDISGDRRARVREVLAQVGLEPEMADRYPHEFSGGQRQRIALARAIVHRPRILVGDEPLSALDVTVRAQILELLIELRRTTDLTLVLVSHDIGVVQNLCDTVVVMKDGAIVERGTTHDVLLHPQHDYTKALLSAIPVIPSGDSGNAAS